A window of the Lactobacillus amylovorus DSM 20531 genome harbors these coding sequences:
- a CDS encoding metallophosphoesterase family protein — MTQKIINNTLADDRVKENYIFISDIHGNHETLGLIEQAKKDFPYAQLVTGGDYIDGRDSVKEVLDYLIEQKSEGAIVLLGNHEQMLLNYANEREHQDGIWFFNGGSDTLRQLLGEVATPEELRASRYYRFLTGCPIMYETPNIVFVHGGVRPDEKYNDPATYNSVDHGFKIDYDFYRIWARERFWYSDTLNKKIAHNKTKKTIVVGHTPTCGLEGVFDDGRLMNRLSPDHCIVRKMQYPGEPARVFTDGGSHSDPLIYPHNDGNVVVLDGKGDVVKVYNYNNPQGTEVEE; from the coding sequence ATGACCCAAAAGATTATTAACAACACGTTGGCAGACGATCGAGTGAAGGAAAACTATATTTTTATTTCTGATATTCATGGCAATCATGAGACGCTTGGTCTAATTGAACAAGCCAAAAAAGACTTCCCATATGCTCAGCTGGTTACCGGTGGTGATTACATCGATGGTCGCGACAGCGTAAAGGAAGTGCTGGACTATTTAATTGAACAAAAAAGTGAAGGTGCCATTGTTTTATTGGGCAATCATGAACAAATGCTGCTTAATTATGCCAATGAACGTGAACATCAAGATGGGATCTGGTTCTTTAATGGTGGTAGTGATACGTTAAGACAATTGTTGGGTGAAGTTGCTACGCCAGAAGAATTGCGCGCAAGCAGGTATTATCGCTTTTTGACGGGATGCCCGATCATGTATGAAACGCCCAACATCGTGTTCGTTCACGGCGGTGTAAGACCAGATGAAAAGTATAATGATCCGGCTACATATAATAGTGTTGATCATGGCTTTAAGATCGATTATGACTTTTACCGCATCTGGGCCAGAGAAAGATTTTGGTATTCCGACACTTTAAATAAAAAGATCGCTCATAATAAGACCAAGAAGACAATCGTCGTGGGTCATACGCCAACTTGTGGACTAGAAGGCGTGTTTGACGATGGTCGCTTGATGAATCGCTTGTCGCCAGATCATTGTATTGTGAGAAAGATGCAATATCCGGGCGAACCTGCTCGCGTCTTTACGGATGGTGGCTCGCACTCTGATCCGTTAATTTATCCACATAATGACGGCAACGTCGTCGTTTTAGACGGTAAAGGCGACGTCGTAAAGGTTTATAACTATAACAATCCGCAAGGAACTGAAGTAGAAGAATAA
- a CDS encoding PTS sugar transporter subunit IIC — protein MADKKSGGLTVFVNKHIMPVAAKIGNFKPLIAVRDGIAMAMPLIIVGSLFMIINSFPAPGWSDWLAKTAVHGVSIEQILAKITNGSFGIMGLIAAFGIAWSYANQRKTDGVSAGIISASVFFILTPSIMSGDKVPVEGFPYTYLGSRGLFVAIIFGLITGWIFQWFINHNIQIKMPETVPPAVAKSFSALIPGAVVIAIAGCVYWLFTWAGWGNIHDVIMNILAKPLGALGDTLIGTLVSILLVSLFWFVGIHGGNVVNTAMSPIWLMQTDANRVLNQAGHLDLAHGGHIITQPFIDNFVYMGGGGATIGLVLCIGYLVWRKRASKQSEVLAPLTIVPGLFNINEPTMFGLPVVMNLMLIIPFILAPMINAITTYIAMNLGLVPLCNGTVITWTMPPLISGFLATGSIAGSILQLINIVLDVLIYMPFMSALNKRQLMEENRAK, from the coding sequence ATGGCTGATAAGAAATCTGGGGGCTTAACTGTATTTGTTAACAAACACATTATGCCTGTAGCTGCTAAAATAGGTAACTTCAAACCGTTAATCGCGGTTCGTGACGGTATCGCAATGGCTATGCCGTTAATTATCGTTGGATCATTATTCATGATCATTAACTCATTCCCTGCACCAGGTTGGTCAGATTGGCTAGCCAAGACAGCAGTGCATGGTGTGAGCATCGAACAAATCTTAGCTAAAATTACTAATGGTTCCTTCGGGATCATGGGCCTTATTGCCGCATTTGGTATTGCATGGAGTTATGCCAACCAACGTAAGACTGATGGTGTTTCAGCTGGTATTATTTCCGCATCAGTATTCTTTATTTTGACACCAAGTATTATGAGTGGCGACAAGGTTCCTGTAGAAGGATTCCCTTACACCTACTTAGGTAGTAGAGGCTTGTTCGTTGCAATTATCTTTGGACTTATTACTGGTTGGATTTTCCAATGGTTTATTAACCACAACATCCAAATTAAGATGCCTGAAACTGTTCCACCTGCAGTTGCTAAGAGTTTCTCAGCATTGATTCCAGGTGCGGTAGTAATCGCAATTGCTGGTTGTGTTTACTGGCTCTTCACTTGGGCTGGCTGGGGCAACATCCACGACGTAATTATGAACATCTTGGCAAAGCCATTAGGTGCTTTAGGTGATACCTTAATTGGTACTTTAGTATCTATCTTATTGGTAAGTTTGTTCTGGTTCGTTGGTATCCACGGTGGTAACGTTGTTAACACCGCTATGTCACCAATTTGGTTAATGCAAACTGACGCTAACCGTGTCTTGAACCAAGCAGGTCACTTGGACTTAGCCCACGGCGGTCACATTATTACTCAACCATTCATCGACAACTTCGTTTACATGGGTGGTGGTGGTGCCACCATCGGTTTGGTACTTTGCATCGGTTACTTGGTATGGCGTAAACGCGCAAGTAAGCAAAGTGAAGTTTTAGCACCATTGACTATTGTTCCTGGTTTATTCAACATTAACGAACCAACCATGTTTGGTTTGCCAGTTGTTATGAACTTGATGTTGATTATTCCATTTATTCTTGCACCAATGATCAACGCAATTACTACTTACATTGCAATGAACTTGGGCTTAGTTCCATTATGTAACGGTACTGTTATTACTTGGACTATGCCACCACTTATTTCTGGATTCTTGGCAACTGGTAGTATCGCAGGATCAATTTTGCAGCTGATCAATATTGTATTAGACGTTTTGATTTACATGCCATTCATGTCCGCATTGAACAAGCGTCAACTTATGGAAGAAAATAGGGCTAAATAA